One genomic region from Evansella sp. LMS18 encodes:
- a CDS encoding S8 family peptidase: MKKSTKLMSVFSSVVLGAALFAGGLSASASPDHGSYLIGFSGGPDHKAVEALGGEVKHEFQHMNVLEVTLPEQAVQGLQNNPNIEFIEENAEVEAYNQDVPWGIPHINADDVQNNYGNFGSGVSVAVLDTGIEHHEDLNVAGGVSFVSGEPDYIDYNGHGTHVAGTIAALDNNYGVLGVSPDVDLYAVKVLGADGSGTISGIAQGIEWTIDNDIDIANMSLGSSSGSSALETAANNANNAGVLLIAAAGNSGEFAWFNTIGYPARYDSVMAVAAIDSNNNRASFSSVGGELEISAPGVSVLSTYIGNDYASLNGTSMASPHVAGAAALVKAANPSLSNEQIRQVLNNTASPLGDSWYYGNGLVDVEAAVRSVQ; encoded by the coding sequence TTGAAAAAATCAACGAAACTTATGTCTGTATTTTCATCTGTCGTTTTAGGGGCGGCACTGTTCGCAGGAGGTCTGTCGGCCAGCGCTTCACCTGACCATGGAAGCTATTTAATCGGGTTCAGCGGCGGGCCGGACCACAAGGCGGTTGAAGCATTAGGCGGGGAAGTAAAGCATGAATTCCAACATATGAATGTCCTTGAAGTCACTCTTCCTGAGCAGGCAGTCCAAGGACTTCAAAACAATCCAAACATAGAATTTATCGAAGAAAACGCGGAAGTGGAAGCGTACAATCAAGATGTGCCATGGGGCATCCCTCATATTAACGCTGATGATGTCCAGAACAACTATGGAAACTTTGGGAGCGGGGTTTCTGTTGCCGTCCTTGATACAGGAATCGAACATCATGAAGACCTGAACGTTGCAGGGGGTGTAAGCTTTGTAAGCGGGGAGCCGGACTATATTGACTACAACGGCCACGGTACCCATGTTGCCGGAACAATTGCTGCTCTTGATAACAATTACGGGGTTCTTGGCGTTTCCCCTGATGTGGATCTTTACGCTGTTAAAGTGCTCGGTGCAGATGGCAGCGGGACAATAAGCGGGATCGCCCAGGGAATTGAATGGACAATCGACAACGATATTGATATTGCCAATATGAGCCTTGGTTCTAGCTCAGGTTCCAGCGCCCTGGAAACCGCCGCAAACAATGCGAATAATGCGGGAGTGCTCCTTATTGCAGCTGCCGGAAACAGCGGTGAATTCGCCTGGTTCAATACAATCGGCTACCCGGCCCGCTACGATTCCGTGATGGCTGTTGCTGCAATTGATTCAAATAACAACCGGGCTTCATTCTCAAGTGTAGGAGGAGAGCTTGAAATTTCCGCTCCGGGAGTCAGCGTACTGAGCACCTACATCGGAAATGACTATGCTTCCTTAAATGGGACGTCTATGGCTTCTCCTCATGTTGCCGGAGCAGCAGCCCTTGTTAAAGCTGCAAATCCATCCTTATCAAACGAGCAGATCCGCCAGGTGCTGAATAATACTGCCAGCCCTCTTGGAGATTCCTGGTACTATGGCAATGGCCTTGTTGATGTAGAGGCAGCCGTCCGGTCGGTTCAATAA
- a CDS encoding STAS domain-containing protein, with translation MKNDNVKMQVDSTQFIWDKNEGLFTFDGAPALLFWDAAIEVFLETMEEVSGKEASKTVYEATGYRMGTLVSDYYEGRTDVENLLEEYRDIYRNAGWGKFKVISYSFEEKRAVIRLTNSWEHRIFKDKNKDHAGVLLPSHWAGVFTGIFNENMWYRINQSQLNGHEYDEVEIFPSDITPANNIHELAREKEQQNIMELERKVEERTGELTSLIKELSSPVIPVLEDILVIPMVGKFNENRLSDLMEKAMVELSRHKAKFLLIDFTGIKNFDNYTVHKIHQLTHAIRLLGGTCYLVGISSELSIHITNSDMDLRGIQTFSTLQQGVEHAIVQCGFELVRKKDNKTKHKFY, from the coding sequence ATGAAGAATGATAATGTGAAAATGCAGGTTGACAGCACTCAGTTCATCTGGGATAAAAATGAAGGGCTGTTCACATTCGACGGAGCTCCGGCTTTATTATTCTGGGACGCGGCAATCGAAGTTTTTCTCGAGACAATGGAAGAGGTTTCAGGGAAAGAAGCTTCTAAAACGGTGTATGAGGCAACTGGGTATCGAATGGGGACACTTGTGAGTGATTACTACGAAGGAAGAACAGATGTAGAGAACCTTCTTGAGGAATACAGAGATATATACAGGAACGCTGGCTGGGGAAAATTTAAGGTAATATCTTACTCCTTTGAGGAAAAAAGAGCGGTTATCCGGTTAACTAACAGCTGGGAACACCGTATTTTTAAAGATAAAAATAAGGACCATGCCGGGGTGCTGCTCCCGAGTCACTGGGCTGGAGTTTTCACCGGAATTTTTAATGAAAACATGTGGTACAGAATAAACCAGAGCCAGCTTAATGGCCATGAATATGATGAGGTTGAGATTTTTCCTTCAGATATAACTCCGGCTAACAACATCCACGAACTGGCAAGGGAAAAAGAACAGCAGAATATTATGGAACTGGAGCGAAAAGTGGAAGAAAGAACAGGCGAACTAACATCGCTCATAAAGGAACTGTCTTCCCCTGTCATTCCGGTGCTTGAAGATATTCTCGTTATTCCTATGGTGGGCAAATTTAATGAAAACCGGCTGTCAGATTTGATGGAAAAGGCAATGGTGGAGTTATCGAGGCATAAAGCAAAGTTCTTGCTCATCGATTTCACAGGCATTAAGAATTTTGATAATTATACGGTTCATAAGATTCACCAGCTGACGCATGCGATCAGGCTGCTCGGCGGCACGTGCTACCTGGTGGGAATTTCGTCTGAACTAAGTATTCACATAACAAATTCTGATATGGATTTGAGGGGCATCCAGACATTCTCCACTTTGCAGCAGGGAGTGGAGCATGCTATTGTTCAATG